The Raphanus sativus cultivar WK10039 chromosome 2, ASM80110v3, whole genome shotgun sequence DNA segment gtgatcggttctttcagattttttttatccagttttgatattgacattaaaaaaataaataataatatatttttgaaatatacacccgcacgggcgtgcgcgggtcaaaatctagtatgacTTAATAATATATCACTCATAATAACCATCGACTCCTGTAAAACCGGATTGGTTAACAAaccatatttgattttttattaaatgtaattcTATTATCTgaacatttgatttttttttaattttaccatcaatcaaaatatttatgtttataaaatgaaaatcaacACCGCAGTTGTTTGGATTGAAATCTAGTCATGAATTTAAAAGACTATTAATCCCTTAACAGAAATGATTAATTATGTGGGCCGCGGTGTCCACGAGCCGTAACTAGTATATATGGAACAAgccattatatatttttctcttccaaatttattattatatgtcCGTCTATCTAGACAGAGACTTCTCGGCTTCCTCAGTCGTTAAGTAATTCACATTAAGTAAGCCAGAGAAACTTCGagtaataattaaattaaaattaattaaattaatgaaaatcGGATCGGCGTGTACCTAATATCATACCCGAAACACAAcacagcctctctctctctcttcatctcccccctcatcatcatcaaacatACATCCCCCATTCATCTCGatccctctctcttctctctggcATCCGATTTAACCCTCTCTCTCAGATTCTCTCCTTCGCCCCCTTTGACTTTTCTTTGACACCCGTAGTCTCTCTCGCTTCCCACCCCCTTCCTTCGATTTAGGGTTTCCGCTTAATTGATTAAAGTTTCGGCTTTTGATCATCCTCGTTCAGGGCGTGTGATCCGATCTCCCTTGACTTGTAGCAAAATATGTGTCTCTGCTGCTCCCCTTCGGCTTGAGATCGGTTAGGAGATTGTGTGTGTGTTATGATGGTGGGTACTCAACGTGTAGACGGCGGCTCGGTGGTGAATTCCCCTAAAAGCTATGGGATTACGAAGCCTCTCTCGCTTGCTGGCCCTTCCCCTGCTGATTTCAAGCGTAACCTCGAGCTCGAGAaggtaaataataataataataataagcttATTACTTTGTGCTACGTTTTCTAAACTGAATCCTGATTGATGTGCCTTTTTGTTTTAGTACTTGGTTGACGAGGGACTATATGAGAGCGAGGAGGATACCATGAGAAGAGAGGAAGTTCTCGGGCGCATTGATCaaggtgtttttttttgttgattgtttttttttctatgtttaCATTGGAAGCGTCTTCTTGTTTGATCGTTAATCAGATGACCATTGAGCTTTAAAgaactatgttttttttttatggttgtTGATCTATCATGTTTGGTCTGCTTGTCTGTTTTATTTGCCGTTTTTCAAGTTTTCTTCACGTGCGTGCCGTTCACTGTGATTTTTCTTAGTCCATGTTTGGTTGAAATGGGTAAACTCTTTTGATCTTGTGTTTTTCTtactactcttttttttttttactttaagaTTGTGAAGCACTGGGTCAAGCAGTTAACCCAACAGAGGGGGTATACGGATCAAATGGTGGAGGAAGCAAATGCTGTCATTTTCACCTTTGGTTCTTACCGACTTGGAGTAAGTGATCCATTTTTACCTTTGCCTTTATCTTAGTGCTCTCATCATAGACGGTTGATTATTGAACCTCCAAAACATTCCTTGATAGTTAGCtctgttctttctctttttatatCATCCCTATTCTGCTCTCTTGAGTCTGACAACTTGTTGAATTGCAGGTACATGGGCCTGGGGCTGACATTGACACTCTGGTGTTGGGCCATCTTATGTTAACCGGGAGGTGACTCTTGCTATTTACCTCTTTTTTGTTGCAAAAGTTTGGTTTACTTGAGTTCTTAACACTTGTTTGTACAGGAGGATTTCTTTATAATCTTGCATGATATGTTGGCTGAGATGGAAGAAGTGACTGAACTTCAACCTGTTCCCGACGCTCATGTTCCGGTCATGAAATTTAAGTTTCAAGGAATATCGATTGATCTGCTCTATGCTAGCATATCACGCTTAGTTGTGCCACAGGTAACTGTATCTGTGAATCTAATGCATCTTTTTTCCGTTGATAATACGATAACTTTATGATTGTCCTGTAgataatatgttacatatgtTAGTGTTTGATTATGATGGGGGCTGATAATGTACGCTCTTCATCCATAGACTGGTATTTTAAAGGAATTTGGTTTAGAAGTTTCCGACTTCAAAGAGAACAGTGAAGTTTACTGGCTGTTTTTAGCATAGAAGTTCGATTTATAGATGGAAACTTAGCCCTTTCACAATTGTTGGTAACTGCTTTCTGAATAGATTCTCTTCATGGACATGATTTATCTACAGGATCTCGATATATCCAACTCTTCTGTGCTGTGTGATGTTGATGAGCCAACCGTTAGGAGTCTTAATGGTTGTAGAGTTGCTGATCAGATTCTTAAACTCGTTCCAAATTTTGAGGTATACCTCCAAAATGCTATTCATTGTGTTATAACATATTTAAGAACAATTGTTGCCGTTGCTGATCTTTTGGGCAATTGTAGCACTTTCGGACAACATTAAGATGCCTGAAGTACTGGGCTAAGAGGCGTGGAGTCTATTCAAATGTAAGATCATACCTTCCTGAAATCCATATTTATTGAAACTTTTCATATTTAAGTTTCTCGTCATCTTTCTCATTTTTTGTAGGTGACTGGATTTCTGGGCGGTGTAAACTGGGCACTCTTGGTGGCTCGTGTGTGCCAGCTCTATCCAAATGCAATTCCTAGTATGCTTGTTTCTCGGTTTTTTCAGAGTATATACTCAGTGGCGGTGGCCAAACCGGTTATGCTTTGTGCTATTGAAGAGGATGAGCTTGGATTTCCTGTTTGGGACCCTCGCAAGAACCATCGCGATCGATATCACCTTATGCCAATAATCACTCCAGCGTACCCATGCATGAATTCTAGTTACAATGTCTCTCAGAGCACTCTTCGCGTTATGACAGAGCAGTTCCAGTTTGGTAACAATATCTTGCAAGTAAGACGGtaaatcttttcttttgtctCCTGAAACATTTATTCAGGATCCTATCTTTAAGCGGAATTTTTTAATGCAGGAGATTGAATTAAACAAACAGCACTGGAGCTCTTTATTTGAACAATATATGTTCTTCGAGGCATATATAAAAACTACCTGCAGGTTGATATAGTAGCAGCAGATGCAGAGGATTTATTGGCGTGGAAGGGTTGGGTGGAGTCACGGTTCAGACAGCTGACCTTAAAGGTGGGTATCGTCCTCTATCCATTACAGCAGTAAACCTGCTTAATCTTCAGTGTTTATTTACACTTTTtggtacaaaaaaaaatttgaatggtTTCCGCTCTCGTGTTTTCTTTTGACTATGCAGATAGAAAGAGACACAAACGGAATGTTAATGTGTCATCCCAACCAAATGAGTATGTCGACACGTCTAGGAGTTTCTGCATTGTGCATTTTTCATGGCTTGCAGAGGGCAGAGGGAGTTGGTGGTCAAGACTGTCAACAGTTTGATATCCGTGGTACGGTCGAGGAGTTCAGACAGAGTAAACATGTATATGTTCTGGAAGCCTGGGATGGATGTTTATGTTTTCTCATGTTCGtagacgacagcttccatctttTGTTTTCCCAATTGGATACAGAAGGCCACGGCCTTCTAGGCACCAAAATCAACCGGGTGTAAAATCTGGTTGAAGATGGTACAGTTTCCAACTCTGTGGTGGAGAGGCAGGTGAAGAGAAAGAACGATAATGAAATGATGGGATGCTCGGCCAGAGAAACCTGAGAAGCGCGCATCTCTCAGTCCACACAGTTTAGACATTGTTTCTCCTGACAATAGTGCTATCACTACTGGCTGTACTCCTCCTGTATGTGACCTTGGTACACCTCCGGGTGAGGGAATTGAGGCTGCAAATTTGAACACTGAGAGTGCTGAACTCGCAAACTTTGCTCGAGATGAGTGTAACTCTGGCAGCGAGCAAGCTCTGGAAGTAGATAGTATGGCTCTTGTTCAGGAATGCTCTGATCCGGCTGAGGCTTATGGAAAGTGTGTGACACCTGATTCTAGTGATGTGGTAGCAACTGCAAGTGGTCAGGAAGAAAACTTAGATCGTGATTTGATGTCTGTATCGATCAGTTGTTGTCGATGAAGCTGAGAGGGAATCAAAGTCTTGTGGTGGTACGCGGATAACTGGAGAAATTGCGGATGGTAGCAGAGGTTCTGGCCAGAACCGTGATTACGAGGTGAGTTTTTTTCGTATGTTTAAGGGTTGGAAAGTGTTACCAGGAAGTTAGCAATCTTTTTCTTGAACGGACGGGGAATAGTGATTATGGTTTTTTAACAGGGATTCGAGTTTTCCTGCTACAAAGTCGGATCCTTTTGTTGGAAAGGGAAACTTGTACTCTAAAGTGGCATACCTGAAGACCTTCAGGTTCGTAAGCTACCTCAGAGTAGTTGCTTTTGAATTATTAACATTTTCTGGTTTGTTTAAATATCAACTTGCATTAATATGTGAGCTTCAAAGCTTCAGACTACATTGGATTATTTGCTGTGTTTTCACTTGCCTTGTGTTGTTTCTGCATACTGACTAACTTAGTGCATATAATAGTTGGCAGGTCCCTACCCTTGCTATGCTTTTGTTGTGTGTATGAAGCAACTCCgcttgaaattatttttttttctctctttctttaaGTTCTCTGAGGAATACACCTAACTAACGTATGTTCTTGCTCGTAATCTTGTTTGTCTTAGTCAAAGTCATTGGTCAGCGGGATGGAGAAGGCAGAAGACGGAGCTAGGTCAGACTCTTTGCAGAAGTCACAGATAAGGCAAAATCATGATGtctttatattattgttttttttttgtttcgtggTGCTTTTATAGCAGCAGCAGGGTTGAGCTTAAAGTCCACTGTGTGAACGTCCTTTAGGCTATTGACGTGATGACCAAGACTGAAAGATCAACTCAAAATGTTGCGGTGGACAGACGACAGAGTGCATAACCTTTGGTAAGTTAAAtttttatgagaaaaaaaaagtaaaaaaagaacatttgaaaaatcccaaaaaaaaagaaaaattagataaTCAAGGAACGTCGGATGGATTTGTTTTGTTGAGTTGATGATCAAAAACTCAATATGCGTCACGAGGTGGTGGGGCAGTGATCATCACTCATATTAAGACTTCTGGAGAGGGGTTGATTTATAATGTTTAatgctttgtttttttagttCGGCTATTTCAGACACCTGTTTTGGTACTTATGATGGATGGCCCTCTTTGAGGTTTGACTTCAATcgttgtgttttttattttccgATTTCTGTATATAAGAATGTTTTCCCCATCATTGCATGAGTAGTATAACGCAAGGCTTTAAAACAATGGAAAAAAGATGTTTCTGATTTGATACCAAATGATTAGCTTGTAATCTTTACTCTGAAGGCTCGTTTAATCCTCATTTTTGATGGAAATGATTGAAAATTGATCGACTGATCGGAGTACAGTTGCCAGTTGAACAACGAAAAGAAAgcttataaaatttaaatgtctTTAGAACATACAAGAAGTAAGAAACCTGTTTTGTGGACTTGGTCTAAAACTATACAACATGCCAAAGATTAGAAGACTgagaccatctccaatggtttacactattttataatagattttactctaaaatagtgTTACTCTAAAACAGAGTAGAGTTTCTCTCCAATGGTTTATTCTATATTTGacactaaaataatatttttaaatatattcttttttaattgtatgACTAATAGTTTTTGCTTATAAAACTTACAAATTGATccattacattttatttttcacaaagttttcataaattaaatatctatatcaaacattaattatattaataattacagTGCATTATACTAATAGCATAACACATTTTAACTTAAACATCCATTAGTGTATATTTCTCACAAATGATCATTAACAAATTTTAGATTgtgaaatgagttttttttttatcttataatttttttttagtgcttattttttttggctaataataataataaattttaaatgtttatatatacatatatatgttgttttaaacataattatgtGTTGTTagcataattaaattaaataaatagttataaaataaaaggattgaaaaataaaaggactagagtataaataaaaaagttttactctataatagagtaagaaatagagttactccaaatatagagtaagaaATAGAGTTGtactattttagagtaaaatataaAGTGGGGTTAGAGAAgattttactctataatagagtttagTGTGAGAAatagagtggggttggagatgccctaaggAAAAAATGACCTACTTAATCACAAATAGTAAACACATTTCAAATGGATAGCtacttatttatttcatttagtAATGGTTAGCTTTTTAATCATATCAACATCCATTACATGACAAAGTGTTCTGATCAGAATAATATATAGCCAAGATATTATTCCCAATTTTTTATACATTTGAGAAAATACTATATATGCACGGATGTTATATGTGAAGTCCGCATCATGTCCAAAACAACATGATTGGATATGCATAATATAGTAGAGAACCATTACTCATCTAAATggaaatattagtttttttttgacaaatacaTGGAAATATTAGTTTCATTGGATATATTCCAAACGTATGCTACTGTGTGTATCCTTCCTGCACAGAGTTAATGTTTATAAACATTAGTGAATCTTTTACAATTAATGGCAAAACAGAATGTAGATCGAGCTCTAAGATCCACCCGTCTAAGATCTTTAGTGGTTTCGGTGGAGCGATATTATACTATGGAGAAGCTTTTATAATGTCTTTTGACTTCTACCAATCTTACTAGTTACTACAATATTGGCTTATGCAAACCGAATGACATGTTATTATTTAGGGATTAAATAGATTTACAACGATGGATCATTTTCCACATCGTTTGACTGATAAACTTTGTCGTTTATGTATAGCTAAAGCATGAGACATAGTAAAcgacaaattaaatattatcaGAACATACAACAGACTCAGCACATGTATGGATATTTTTCCCCCGAAGTGTCGGTACTATGACATTCTATCAGGAGCTAAAGgacaaataaagaaaacatcGATAGATATCTATCGTACTTTAAATTTGTCATGACatgtgtaaatatatatattcaaatattatcCGCCAATACACAAAAAGAGCTATTTCGAAGATTGATTTTCCTACAATTTTTTCCAAGCAGATATGAATTAAAATCGATCATGGATTCATTGATTACCCAAAGCAAATGAAAGATAAAAGATGAAAAACTATACAAGGAGATTTTGGAAAGTCAAAACAAGACTACTAAAGTTACatattacagttttttttttcttatatgataaatattttggttgaaCGAAAGTGGCTAAGCATATTTTAAACCTCCTGAGCCATCATCCACCTCTGCAACCTCAGCTCTCTGTGGAACCTCTGTATAAACTCCTCCGCCGCTCTGTCCACGTGGCAGCTATCCATGGTTCCCACGCTGCTAGCTACGTCAGGAAACACGGCCGCTGCACCGTGTCGTTCCCGAGGAACCTTAGGGAGCGTGTTGTAGCGGATATACGCGTGGCGTTGGCGTTTGTCGATAAGCGGTTTGCGGGACCCGCTGCGTCGTCCGTCGGTGGTGGTCGAGGCGTAGGAACGTCTTGGTGGGGTGCTGCTGCAGCTAAACTCGTAGTCTAGCTGGAGCGGTACAGGTGAGATGAAGGAGGATCTGACGTCGTCGTGGTCGGAGGGACGGCACGTGATGTGGGAGTGGGAAGTTGATACGGCTTCGTTTAGGGATTTGCGTAGGGTCTTGCCACGTTTCGCTAGTAGTTGTGGATCGAGGGTTGTTTGGAGTTTGTGACGTGAGGCGTCCGAGACCTTTTGGATTGTGTAGAGGATTAGCTTCGCGAGTCTTGAGAGCTTCTTGGTCGTGACTGGTGAACAAACATCCATCTCGTGTGTTTGCATATGTGTAATAGAAAGACAgaaagagacaaagagagagagagaggagctTGGCGTCAGTTTGAAGGGATGTGATTTAAAGAAACTAAAGTGGGATTAATGATGAAACTTATGATGGTCTTTATATAACGGAAacacattaatatttattccTCTATAGGAGTTTTATAATAAAGAAGTTGATGGGTCCAATAGTTATTATCTCAACTGTTAAAAACattcttgattttattttaagagaCCCCTCTTGTTCGAGTCTCCCACCATGGTTTGTGATAAacggaaaaagaaaaaagtccATACAAAATAAGATCATAATAGTTTGTAACAAGAATAGAATTCCATGTATATTCTTCGTAAGTTGtggttataaaattttgacaagactatttatatttttttttgaaacagtgACTTAACTTTCTTGTAACAGTTATTTATTCAGTGTTGAACTTTAAATGATTTATGAGGATATGAATACACCATTGTTATTCAATACtcaatttaaattataaatgctGTGTTACTAATTAGAtttgataatttaaaattatgcgTAGGAAATTTAAACAACTGTATATTCacttaaaatatcaaattaatatttcacaattttctttttgtaaccggggaaattattatttttaaactaattcCATTCTATGTTTTCTTaccatatcatccacatatGACCAGCCAAAACTAAATTATAATGGAATAGATCAAACTCTAGTCTCTAACTAAAGGAGCGAATCCTCACCACTATATTTCTTAAGAATTTTTCgcgatatgatttatatttcaTCAGAATATTGCGTTGTCTGAAACTAAAACAAATAGGAAGAATTTCTTACATTAAAAGATCTATAAAGAATGTGAATGGATTAATTTCCCATGTGTAGAATACATAAATTTATGATATAAAAACTACAGCCCGAAAATTTTGAATCCACgtattaattttatgaatgagATCAATAGAaacttcaaattttcaaaactagaAACATATGAAATtgattgtaaattatttttaagaataaaaataactaaaaacgtAAACAGTCTTTTCTATATAGTCTATGTATAATGCCTAGTACATCTAACATGTTTGGCCATTGGAGAAAATATCTGGTAAATAGTGCAGATACTGAAGATTGATCTTACCATCAATAAAGTATATAAATTCACAAATCACATTTAAagcaaaacaatatttaaatagTGTAATGATAACAGCTGCGTTATACCAATTTTATTTGAACCGTGTCTGtctttttggattttaatagttgctttccttttctttttcttttatgtcgttcctttcattaaattttatttgtcaggtagaaaaataaagaagggatatatattaaactaactttctttctttttgttgtgtAATTGTATTAGTCTCTCTAAGTTGTTCGCATATGCAAAAAGTTTAATACGGGTAGGGTTCCATTGGTCATCTTTTGATCTATTTTAACCAGAAAAGTTGGTTTTGATTGCTTTATCGAAAGAGATAAAATGTTatcgagaaaaataaataattaatattgtttgtgaaaaaagaaaacaatgaacTGTTTCTTCCAACTTGGATGTCTCGGGCTCCCAAGTTTCGTATAAATACTTCGACGGTCGACACTATTTTATGTTACTACAAAACTtggtatatttgttttttttttttgaacataacTTGGTATATTTGTTCATGTCCTGAAAAATTTTAATAACGAAGTACATAAGTGATTGATAAAATATGTAACGATTTAGCATAAATAGTTTTGAATGTTAGAGTTGCAATAACCATGACAAAACTGGATTTGAACTTAAAAGTATGCTTTTACAAAATTAGACCAAACGATGTATTTCGTTCTTTTGGTTGTTTAAACAAGAATAAATAAAGTATGTTGGAATTTATGTTATCCAAGAATCAAGTAAAATCTGTAAACAGGTGCATCATGATGACACTTTTACCTGAATGGATGTGTTAACTATGTGAATAGTATGATTTTGTTGACTCTTATGAGTAAACCCCTCACGTAAAGTTGAACATGTACTTAAACTTTTTGGTGGCTTTTCACTAGctgtattttataaactaacgAGATGATTATTACGCCTAGAAGAAGTGTCAATGAGCTggatataaaagaaaacattatctGACCAAGAATTAGGCATAGATATTGTAAATAGTCAGGCAATTTGTTAGCAATGAGTGCTTAATAATTTGGACAAAAAATGTCATCATTAGTTATTACAAATTAaccttatttttttgtttcctgaATAAAATAGTCTATTTAAGGTTTAGGCAATCGATGGCGTTCTAGACTCTGATGGCTATGTTCAGAATAAGGGTCCTACAGCTTGGAAAAATGAGGAAGTAAGAGAACcctttttacattttcaagTTTGATATCTTCTCAAGCCAGGGTCAAGAACAACTTACACTCCTATATTTTTAAGGGCATCATCATCGGTAACAAAATCTAAAGTCCTtataacttttttctttttggtttttgttcgaatttaaaaaaaaaaatttaaaaacgaatCAATCGCTGGCCGCCACGTTTCAGTGGGGTCCGCGAACAGTCAATAAACTCAACAAAGACGTCGCTTAGTTAACGacttttttctccttttttgcATTGGTCCTATCGCTATGTGGTCCCCCTCCCCTTAACAACCCCTAAGAAACCTCCGATAATCTTGCTCTAAGAGATGAATGATATTTACCtgaatatatatttgtttattcatGCTTAGTGGAAGAGGATACGGTTAAGTTCTGCGACCGAGAGATAATGTATATGTTTCATTGATTTATAGACCGTCAAAATATGTGTGCTACATGCACGTTTTATCAAACCGAGCTGATCGTTTTAGGATTAAATAGAAGATAGTCGACCATCGCTTTCTTTTCGTGATACTTAagtttcttattttcatatataaactttttatcATGTATTTAAGTTCTCGCTTCATAGTCCCAATCAGAGCCGTGTCTATAGATTGTTTAAAAAGACATTGGATTTAGGCCCcaatataatttaaactttttaaattttttattttattttagaaggaGATTTTAACATAAGTCTAAACTAGTTGtagtaaattttttataattaaccACTATAAATCTCACATAATAAGATTTTAACATAAGTTCAGTATTTGCTTTAATaccacagttttttttttgaaactaataaaATAGCATTTATGTAAAATAATCTTATCATTTAACTCTTacttataattaaatatatttttgaactaaatttaaattattaatattatctttttgaaaaaatagtgCTGTCTTAACCTCTAAAATGCTTCGCACGGCACTGGTTCCAACTCTGGTATGTTTGTGTTGCTTCATAATTGTATAAGTAATTAACCCACTAAACCTTGTGTGTGTTTATTTTCCCTGTATTTAGCTACGTCTTTCAGTTATGCAAATCGTGTATCAGATATAATGGTCAAGCTTTTTTTGGGAATTATGCTCAAAGATAATCAATCCAGTTTGAAGAGCTTCGTTACGTCTAAGATTTTTCAGCGGTTGGTGAGTTCATATGCACACCGGATAATACGCAAGTTTATTCAGCACTTCCGGTGGCCAACATTATCCTTCTATATTTTAGTTAACAAAAGCTTGGTTATAATCTCCCTTTGAGTTCACATATTTGTAAGGTTTCTGTACACTTTCGGTTAGCTAATGATGGCTAAAACGATATAGGATCCCTACTTTGCTACTATATAATTGTAATGTCTCGTAATTTCTATATTAGTGGAGTATCTTTGCAGTGTCGGATAGTGGGTCTGAAAAGTTTTAGTTTGGAAAGAAATAGAAAttacaatataatataaacagTTACTTTGAATCCTTTTATTATAAACACTCCCACTATCATAGTAATCAATAGTGAACCAAATAtgtaaaaaaacttaaaagtagCTGTGGATTTGTGTTGCGTTTGTTGGTTACATGAATAGATTTGGACCATGCATGCGTTGAGATTAGAATTAGTTTTGGGCTTTATAGGTTTATTGGGCTGTACTTGGTTTGTACCTATAATTAGGgtaaaatcataattaatattctCCACTAAACGCTCGACTTTAAGCATAAATAGCTTCGTGCTACCAGCCTACCAAACTCAACGAAGCACTAACTACAAGTTGTCCTCGGTCAATGGAACCAGAAACGGCAGCGTTTAA contains these protein-coding regions:
- the LOC108840693 gene encoding uncharacterized protein LOC108840693 yields the protein MQTHEMDVCSPVTTKKLSRLAKLILYTIQKVSDASRHKLQTTLDPQLLAKRGKTLRKSLNEAVSTSHSHITCRPSDHDDVRSSFISPVPLQLDYEFSCSSTPPRRSYASTTTDGRRSGSRKPLIDKRQRHAYIRYNTLPKVPRERHGAAAVFPDVASSVGTMDSCHVDRAAEEFIQRFHRELRLQRWMMAQEV
- the LOC108842434 gene encoding LOW QUALITY PROTEIN: nuclear poly(A) polymerase 4 (The sequence of the model RefSeq protein was modified relative to this genomic sequence to represent the inferred CDS: inserted 8 bases in 7 codons; deleted 6 bases in 5 codons) codes for the protein MMVGTQRVDGGSVVNSPKSYGITKPLSLAGPSPADFKRNLELEKYLVDEGLYESEEDTMRREEVLGRIDQIVKHWVKQLTQQRGYTDQMVEEANAVIFTFGSYRLGVHGPGADIDTLXVGPSYVNREEDFFIILHDMLAEMEEVTELQPVPDAHVPVMKFKFQGISIDLLYASISRLVVPQDLDISNSSVLCDVDEPTVRSLNGCRVADQILKLVPNFEHFRTTLRCLKYWAKRRGVYSNVTGFLGGVNWALLVARVCQLYPNAIPSMLVSRFFRVYTQWRWPXPVMLCAIEEDELGFPVWDPRKNHRDRYHLMPIITPAYPCMNSSYNVSQSTLRVMTEQFQFGNNILQEIELNKQHWSSLFEQYMFFEAYKNYLQVDIVAADAEDLLAWKGWVESRFRQLTLKIERDTNGMLMCHPXPNEYVDTSRXFLHCAFFXGLQRAEGVGGQDCQQFDIRGTVEEFRQXVNMYMFWKPGMDVYVSHVRRRQLPSFVFPIGYRRPRPSRHQNQPGVKSGEDGTVSNSVVERQVKRKNDNEMMDARPEKPEKRASLSPHSLDIVSPDNSAITTGCTPPVCDLGTPPGEGIEAANLNTESAELANFARDECNSGSEQALEVDSMALVQECSDPAEAYGKCVTPDSSDVVATASGQEENLDRDLMSVSISCCRWDSSFPATKSDPFVGKGNLYSXSGIPEDLQSKSLVSGMEKAEDGARSDSLQKSQIRQNHDVFILLFFFCFVVLL